The sequence CGTCTCTAATGCGGCTGCAAATCACACCTCTTTTGCATGACTGGCTTCCTGCTGGCGCTGATTCAATTGAGTCGGCACAAATGGACCGATCGTCATGCGTTTATTCCGCAGCAAAAAACAGGTAGCGCTCTCTACAGCGCCGGGTGGTTATTCGGAAGAGGACCCGGAAGGGCTCATCTTCGATATGGGCGCGCGCCTGCGCACGGAAGCGAATCACTGGAAGCTTTTCGCCTTCTTCCTGGCGTTCGTTGCCGGTGGGGCGGTGTACACGCGAAATCCACCGCCGTCGGTGGTCAAGGCTTACGGCGTCTCGTCCGACGCTAACGGCCATGCCGTCGTCAGACAGTTGACAGCCTACAAGCCAGACGATCAGGCGATTCGCACCGCTCTGAAAGAAACGGTAGAGAGCTGGTTCACGATCGAGCCGGTGCTCACAGACGACCTCCAGGCTTCGCGGATGGCGCGCAACATCAACGCCGTCAAGGCGATGATGGTCGGCAACGCACGCAACCAGTTCGCTGACTGGATCAAGGCCGACGCGCCGTTCCAGGCCATTACGCTCAATCCGAAGCTCGTGCGCGAGCCGCGCGTCTTCAACGTCGCATTGCTCGAAGACTCGACGGCTGTCGTTGAGTTCACAACCAGCACCACCCAGTCACCGACCGACAAGCCGGTCGTCCAGAAATACGCGCTGACTTTCCGCTATCAGATTGTCCCTCCCACAGCCGAAGACGCGCTCGGCCGCAATCCGTTCGGGCTCTTCTATCCGTTGTTTTCCATGCAGAAGACCCAATGATGAATGCGACCCGAACGTTTGCATCGGTGATGGCCGCCGCGCTGTGCGTTGGCGCGATGTGCCAGCCGGCTAGTGCCGCGAGAAAGGGCGACGCGCCGTCGGGCGCGTCATTCGATATTGCGAACGCCATGAGCGATCCAATGAGCCCGGTTAATCCCTACAACGCTGGCACCGATCCCGTCACGATGCCTGGCGACG comes from Paraburkholderia aromaticivorans and encodes:
- a CDS encoding type IV secretion system protein; this encodes MRLFRSKKQVALSTAPGGYSEEDPEGLIFDMGARLRTEANHWKLFAFFLAFVAGGAVYTRNPPPSVVKAYGVSSDANGHAVVRQLTAYKPDDQAIRTALKETVESWFTIEPVLTDDLQASRMARNINAVKAMMVGNARNQFADWIKADAPFQAITLNPKLVREPRVFNVALLEDSTAVVEFTTSTTQSPTDKPVVQKYALTFRYQIVPPTAEDALGRNPFGLFYPLFSMQKTQ